In Bactrocera neohumeralis isolate Rockhampton chromosome 5, APGP_CSIRO_Bneo_wtdbg2-racon-allhic-juicebox.fasta_v2, whole genome shotgun sequence, the genomic window ATCCGTAACCAAAGCCAGTTATCTTCGTTGTACGGTGGTATATTCGCATTGCTATCGACTACGATATTGGCGCGGAACTGTTGACAGTCCACTGGTTTCGTTTTTCCGCTCAGTCGTTCATTCAGATCATACACAGAACGTTCGTGCATTACCATAACCGGAGCAATATCCTAAAAGTATTTGGAAAAGGTAAAGATATATAGTACTTCGATTTGTTAACTATTCCAACTCACCAGCTTCTCTCCCGGATACGGTTTTAATTTCACGTATAGCCGCAAACCATGCTCACGCTGGAGCACAGCGCGCGAGAGCCATTCATGATGTTCGGCTCGACATTCTACCAAACGCTTGACATTgccgttttttcgtttttccaaaACTTCATATGGTTGCCTCAGTAACTCATTCAGGTCCACAATTATAGATGGCATATTCGGCGCTTCCAAACGCAATACCTTTTCACTCACAATATTGGGATGTACACTGAACATGAGTGGATAGGAGCCAGCAAATACCACTGCGCCACACTCATCGTACGCCACCAAGCAACGCTCCCAAAGGCCGCTGGACTGCACACCCAACTCCGAGCATTCCACTTGCTCCAGTCTTATGGGCGCACCCCCTTTGATGgggtaaaaatttattattttcagtgTACCCAAATGTTGCCATTCGTCAGCGCTGGGTAGTTGCCGACGTCTGCTGTTTCCCTTGCGGTATGCCAACCAAATTGTAATGCCACCCACAGCAGCACCAATGCTAAGGCCAGCCCAAGCGATAACTTCGAGCGACcgcatttattatatacatatgtatatgtgtaaatgaGTTCGATTTCTGATCGTTTTTTATGGCTTAATCAATCGGTCAGCACGAATCACGCTGTCACTGCTTGTACGCCACTCGTACTGAGTGCAAATAAAGAAAGCattaagtataaataataaacaatcgCCCTATCTTTAAATGTATTGATAAGCGTCTCTCTTCGCTTAACCCTTCAGAGGTAAGTTTGGGTTCATAGTAACTGAACTTCCTAAATCGGGTAAAGATggcaagtgaaaaaaaaaagttcgaaaGTGGAGCATTGATCCATTACTTGATAAGCGACTCTCTGCGCTTAACCCTTCAGAGGTAAGTTTGGGTTAGCGGTACTTCATCCATAGTAACTTAAGTTCCCAAATCGAAAAAAGGtggcaaatgaaaaaaaagttcgaCAGTGAATTTGTGACCCATTACTACTGATTGTATTGCCCATTCTTAtaacttatgaaaataaattgacactttatataattttcaattatgaaatttaaaaaattaatgtttttaatggACTAGAGAATAGCTATTATAATGTCATGATTATTTCAGTTATTATGGTACCCTAATACTCTTTTTGGAATAATGGACTCAACAGGCTTCTTAAAGATGCCAAAAAACACGTTACCCCATAAGGGTTAAGAAGTattgtatacatttttgaagACGAACTTTGCACCTTACAGTGAAATAACATTTCC contains:
- the LOC126758671 gene encoding mitochondrial amidoxime reducing component 2-like codes for the protein MRSLEVIAWAGLSIGAAVGGITIWLAYRKGNSRRRQLPSADEWQHLGTLKIINFYPIKGGAPIRLEQVECSELGVQSSGLWERCLVAYDECGAVVFAGSYPLMFSVHPNIVSEKVLRLEAPNMPSIIVDLNELLRQPYEVLEKRKNGNVKRLVECRAEHHEWLSRAVLQREHGLRLYVKLKPYPGEKLDIAPVMVMHERSVYDLNERLSGKTKPVDCQQFRANIVVDSNANIPPYNEDNWLWLRIGAGIESSVVMRYNSDCLRCILVNVNVENYTRNPDFEPLRMLKKYRLRQSPKEPSMGVYFDVYKCGTLKIGEQIYVNYA